The genome window GATGCGGAACATACCTATGACGGGCTGATCCGGAGCTTCGACTGGTTCGGCGGCGTCCCGGGGGAGGTCCTGGTGGATAATCAGAAGGCAGCGGTCCTGGAGCATCCCGTGGGCGGGCCCGTCCGGTTCCATCCGAGGTTTGTGGATCTCGCGGGCCACTATGGGTTTGTGCCGCGCGCCTGTCGGCCTGCACGGGCGCAGACCAAGGGCAAAGATGAGCGGATGGTCGGCTACGTCAAGCACCACTTCTTCGTGCGCTACCGCGCCTTCGAGAGCTGGGCCCATCTCAATCAGCTCGCCGAACAGTGGCTGCGGGAGGAGGCCGACCAACGGCGACATGGGACGGTCCAGGAGATTGTCGCCGACCGGTTTGCCCGCGAGGCCTCGACGCTGCGACCCTTGCCAGCCACACGTTACGACACGGCCTACCGAGAAATCCGGCAGGTCAGCTGGGACGCCTACATCGACGTCCGCGGCCGCCGCTACAGCGTGCCCGCCCACTTGGCCGGCCGCCCGGTCCAGATCCGGCTCACGCTCGACGGGGAGTTGGCCGTCTACGAGGGGGAGCACCTTGTGGCGAGCCATCGCGTGGTCCCCGGGGAGCGGGACTGGGTCACGGTCCCGGCGCATCATGCCGCCCTGTGGGCGAACATCTTCGAGGTTGAACGGCGTCCCTTGGCCGTCTACGAGGAGGTGG of Nitrospira sp. CR1.1 contains these proteins:
- a CDS encoding IS21 family transposase — protein: MLRREDFMVIDALAQRGLYVCDIAKQVGVHPRTIRRALARGGAPAPRPSRRSSRLDPYRADIDRLLAEGVWNAVVIFRELQTKGYPGRLSILRDYIRPKRVLRVRRATVRFETAPGRQLQSDWAEHRTRIAGAETTVHVIVNTLGFSRRFHFWCTDGADAEHTYDGLIRSFDWFGGVPGEVLVDNQKAAVLEHPVGGPVRFHPRFVDLAGHYGFVPRACRPARAQTKGKDERMVGYVKHHFFVRYRAFESWAHLNQLAEQWLREEADQRRHGTVQEIVADRFAREASTLRPLPATRYDTAYREIRQVSWDAYIDVRGRRYSVPAHLAGRPVQIRLTLDGELAVYEGEHLVASHRVVPGERDWVTVPAHHAALWANIFEVERRPLAVYEEVAP